TTATCTGTCCCCTCCCAATCTCATCCACTTTTGGAGGTAACAACTATTAGTCATGTAGTACATCCTTCTGTTACTATTTCTGTCAATAGCAGTAAGTGTACATTTCAACATATGCCGTTGgagacagtttttgttttttttcttaaattttttttgtttgcagTTTTGAGTTTAAATAACTTACATGTGAAAGGCTATTATTACTaaatcccatttctttcttttctcttgtccactactgtccctgcccctctcctccttcgTTActgtctcattttctccctctcttgagttttgtttatctctttcatttctagaTCTCAAAACAttcaaatgactttatttggTTTACCAGCCATTTTGCATCCTGAGGTCTAGAATCCATAACCTTTAAGTTTATGAGAACATAAAGATTCCATGCTTATTCAGTTGCTTTTGTGCTTCAGCACACTTTACAGTAATCATAATGGCATATATATCCACTTACTGAGGAAAAATACAGGCAAAAGAGGCTAAATGACTTCCCTAGGTCTTATAGTTATTAAGTGGAAGACCAGTGAGAGTTTTGTAGTTGCACATATATATTTGGGTTACCATTGCACCCAGATACACTGCAGTCTCATTTCACATCAAATCCTCCTGTGGTCCTTTTGCTCAACCATGCACAATACCTCTGTCTTAGAATACCACTGGTCTCTTTTCTATCTGTGTagtttccttctttccaaaataccttaaaaatggaagcatacagttttttgctttttgcatcTGGCTTTTCTCACTCTGCACTTGAGATTCATCCACTTTGATGCATGTGCTAgtagtttctttttattggtaagtagtgttccattgtatagatgCACCAAGTCAACTTATGTGCTCTCTGGTTTAGAAACACTagagttgtttccaatttttagtGATTAAGAGTAAAGCTATGTGAGCATTCTTGTACCGGTTTTAtgtgttaaacttttttttttttccattggagtATCACAGAGTGGGATTTTGGGGTCACAAGGTTAATTGTTCATATAATAATGCAAATCTTCATAAGAATTATATTCAAAATGATGAAGTGAATGGCCAATAtccatagaaaaatatattatataagtGTGTTTATCATTAATGTTGCTACTGTTGTTTAAAAGTTTTGTCTAATTTAGTCTATGCTCACCCTCATAGTatgtaaaaatagttttctgCCTTCAACAGTGCTGCCAGGTGGCAAAGTTTGGAAAATGagactggaatttaaaaatatcagaagttGAAGTATCTAATTTTCTCTAGTGAGGTCAAAAGGGTATACTGAATATTTTCATAGATCATAGTCTAATCACTCCCAGATGCTTCAGATGAAAGAGATCCTGGGTGCCATGTATTACACCAAAGACCATGCCTGCTTTATATTccctcaattttttcttttaaaggtgtTACTAGTATTTTATGTTGATTTACAAATGACAGAGTATTAATAATactacaaaattaatttatatgaatAGTCAGATAAAGGATACTGtagtaattaatttttagaaGCACAGGATATTTAAGGTTGGACAAATACACCTTTATGTTccaagattttatatttttatcttcaaatacTCAAGACAAAACTTTCCATAAAGAGGGGGTGAAATGCGTGGAGGTCAAAGGAAAAATCAGGGGAAGAGAGCCTGAATATGCTTCCCTGCCAAGGCCCCACTCACGTTGCAGGGCCTGATCTTTGTGATGACCCCATGAAATGGGTCTCTCGTTGAAGTGCTATGTCTCAGCATATCCTGCAAGAAGTCACAGAGTTAGGAAGCCTGGGACTGCGCTGCACAGCTAAGCTCTTCTGACTTCTGCTTCCATGGTGCCATTCTGGTTCTGTCAAGTTTTAAAAGCTTAATTCTGTTTCCATGGCAGCTAACTGATTTTCATAGCTTTCTGAGGTTTCCCTCTGTATTGTTCATTCAAGTTCTTCCTGAAGAAACTGTTGGCAAACACTACCATTATCAACTAATTTCCTGTTTGGAAATTTGTGGAAATTAGCATTATATATCTCTGCCTGGGACCATCTACCTATAGAATTGTGCATCAAAAAGTGAGAACAAACCTTACTGAATCTTAACATCTAGGGAGCTCTAGGACTGTACAGAGGCACCGCTTTTGGTAAAGGGAGGTCTTTTGCTCTTAGAGAGTCCAGAAGTTCCAGGAAGTAGCTGAGAAGAAACTCTTTATGTTTTTAGAAACTTTACAAACTTCCAGGAAATCCCAGTTGGCATATATGGAAAGTTGACATTGAAATACTGAGAAATTTGGCTTAAAtgtgagggaagaagaaaaggaagaagctgaGATTGTTCTAGAGGATAAGATATATAACATTTGGAAACATCATTGTCTGTGATTGGATTCTTCTTCATGCATaaagctgatttaaaattttaattagggCCTGAAATACAGTCAGATTGCAGTAAAACAAACAATGCATTTTCTGTTTGGACAAGTGTTTATGGGATAGTGTTATCCTCAGTGTGTTAGGTATTTACTGTGGAGAGTAGCTTCTGGGGTGGGAAACTTTAGAGCTTTGTGTTGTGGGTAGATCAAAGTTTAAACACTGTCCATGTTTTGCTTTGTGGGATCTTTAAGTTTCTGTGTTTCTCAAAATTGAAAGCATTTCTGATAATGTACTTTTCTCAAATTCAGAGCCAGCCAAAATTTCAAAGTGAATTTAGTTATAACAGTTCGAGAGATGAAagtaaagtagaattttaaaatgttctttggttcatttgatttttttttgtaggtgTGACAAAATTTTTACTTTGATCTATAGCTGTGGTTTTTGTATTGCAACTAAGATTTCACTTTTTCTTGCAGAAGTCATTTGGCTTTTATGTGTAACAGGTGATAGTCATCTGTAGGAGCTGATCTCAGAGTCTGGTCAGGACTTGCAGAACCATGCCCATGGCTGAATGGTCCACCTTTAACTCTGGTTTCATGGGAATTGTGGAAAGCAGAGAAGTATTTTATATCACTGATTCTCTGTGCTCAATTACCAGTTTGGGGTTCAttagagtaaaaacaaaaaagtttaatttgcacttctctaagTAACAAGGCAGTAATGGGAGGCtgcttttaagtttccttttattgCCAGCAGCACCAGAAAGTCAATCTCACCTCTTTTCTCTGGTTCCCCAGCATAGATGCACAATATTTGCTGTGGGAAATGCTGGGCATGCCCAGAAGTTAGTGCATCCTCAAATCATGAACAATACTCCAAATACCTTGCCCTTCAATTGGGAGAATTCTAAGTCATAGAATCTATAGAGTCTCCTGAAGGACCACAATAAGCTTGCACTGTTACGTTAACATATAAGGATCCTTCCCTTCCCACTATCAGTTCTCCATTCCCTTACTGATGCTTCCAAAGATCAGCTTCCAATTAAACTACCTGCAATCACATTTTGTCATTTGGTCTTCTAAGGGAAAGCAACCTAAGTAAGTAAGTAGGTAGAGCTATTTATGTCCTACAAATATACCCATTCAGTGTGATGATTCCTGACATTTCCCAAAGCAAGCTTGTAGCTTATTTCCAATTTTATGGAAAGCTGAGGGGATTTTATTATATGTTTTGTTATTGTCTAAATAGTCACAATTTcaatctaaaatattatttagtagATACTGCTGCTGtctgctaaaataataaaataaataaccttacATGGTAGAGTCACATTTCCCATGGTGGCAAATGTAATGAATAAATGCTCTACAGAAGCAGTAGAATTTTGTTCATTGAGGTAGATGATACATccaattttgtctgttttaaatcTAAGATGCCTAAGTGGAGATGTCCAAAAGGCAGATGGATATACAGTTTTTAAGCTCCAAACTCAGATCCAATCAGCAAAATTTGAtataatgtttttgtttgctcAGTCTTTTTATGGCTGCCTTTATATCTTTGTTCcttaatgtatatataatgggATTTAAGACAGAGGTAATAGCAAAGTCAGCAATGAACAGATATTTGTCAATTGATGATCTGGGGAAAGGCCATACATagagaaacatgcatggagtgaaAAAAAGAACCACCACAGTGATATGAGCTGACAAAGTGACAAATGCCTTGGATAAATCTCCCGAAGAACGTTTCCAGACAGTGACCAAAATGAAGATATAAGAAAGGATTAGCAGGAAGAAGGTGCTCATGCTCATGAAGCCACTGTTGGCAGCAACAATGAACTCAAACTTGGCTCCATCTGTGCACGCAAGTTTTATGATCCTGGGAAAGTCACAATAAAAGCTGTCCACTTTGTTAGGACCACAAAAGGGCaagtttataatgaaaacaaactgaGACATAGCATGGATCACCCCAGTTACCCAGCCAGTGAGTACAAATGAAACACATATTTTAGGGTTCATGATGTTCAAGTAGTGAAGAGGCTTGCAGATTGCCGTGTACCTGTCAAATGCCATGGCTATGAGTAACACCATCTCCACTCCTCCCATGATGTGGATGAAGCATATTTGTGTCATACAACCTTGGAAAGAGATTATCTTGTATCCATTTAAAAGGTCTGTAATCATCTTGGGCACTGTGGTAGAGGCAACGCCCACATCAATAAAAGACAAGTTGGCAAGCAGGAAGTACATAGGAGAATGTAAATGAGaatcaaaaattaccaaaaacaaaatgaagagatttCCCAGGATGATCCCCAAATAGATGAAGGAGAATATCAGTGTGAGAAAAACTTTGGTTTCCCAAGGACCAGAGAGTCCCAGCAATACAAACTCAGAAACCACGGAATCATTTGGTCCATCCATTGACTTGGGCAGAAGATCTGATGTTCAGTTCACCTTAGGAGAGAAAGTAATGAAAAGTCAGAATCAGTGCTATAAAAGTAGATTTCCTATTCATCCTGCTAGCTTGTTTTTTGAGGTtggtttttgaaaaaggaaaattgaaattgaaattgaaaattgaaaaaggaaaaaaagacaatatggAAACATTATGGTGATCAGaagaataattatattaaaaactgaataCTTTGAATGCAGGTAAATGTGGTTACTTCCCTTCTTATTTCAGTttcctacttttttgttttgttttgcctctcAAGTTTCTAGACATTTCCCCTGACCACTTACCTAGGTGTTCTCCCATGTGAGTTATCTTAGTCATTCTGTCACCTTCACACTAATGTTCTCACACCAAATTGGAAATTCCCTTTAGTGTATTTCTCTTTTCACTGGTCAAATGGAAATCTCCAGGCTGAAACTGTTTTGTGTTTCACCTTGCTTCAcctatgtattttgtttttgttcttttaatatgATTTACCATGTAAGTAAGGTCCTCAGATTGTGATTACTCATAATGTTTGGTTCATGAAACAGCATCATAGTGCATGTACATACCtctatattcaataaaaatattgaatacgAAGCCTGAATACctgttaataaaaatgttaattaaacaaatattaacagatgcCATTTATCAGTACATCCTCTATGCAAAACTTTGTACTAatcacattatctcatttaaacctcatagAATTCGATATAGAAATGCTGTTttatgagatttattttattaatgaagaaactgagtcctaGATGGACCAAGTGTCAGAACCAGGGCTTTTATCCAGAGCTATAGGCCATCATAATCCATGCTCCTAATCATGGCAGTATGCACTCCAAGGCCAGCATCTTCAGATATACCCTGAATCTGACCCAATGATCCATCATTTACTAAAATTTacttaaactttttgtttcctttgacttATTACCATTagttcacttctttaaaaaaattaaattgctaaTCTTGTGTccctttctaatttttgtttctttccctaaGTCTTCATCAGCAACTctcacttttcattcattcatcaatgtcAAAACAATTCAGTTTCCAAGATTTCTTGTTTCTAGAAAAACCCCTGGATTATGAATACATCATATAATAATCAATTTTCAGTCATCATTTTCCTTGATCGTACTGTTTATCATGAGCTTGCTTCTGTAACTCTTTGCTGTTGGCTTCTTGGCTTGTATATAGCCTGTCTTCTCACTTATTGCCAACAGACATCCCATTTGCTCAAGTAGTGGACTGACATCTCTAAATTTTAGGAAAGAATAGCTCTATCCAAGTCTAGAGCATGATGTATGATTTTTCTAAACCAGTTACTATAATCCCATTTTCCTTGGCCATGGTAGTCTAAGATGGCACACGTTGCCTAGAACTGTTCAATGAGATGTAAACAAATGTTGTGTCTGGAGGGCTTTCCTTCCCCAATGAAAAGACAGAACTTCATGTAGAGAAGGTTCTTTTCATGgtccattttttcccctgcattTAATGCTAATGGGACTAAAGATGCAGCAACTACAGAGTTCTAAATcccatatataaatacaaataacagTGAGAATTTAGGGAGGACCTAACAACCAAAGGGCATATTGAGTCACTTAACCAGAGTCAGCAATAGTCTCCCTTCAGATTATTCttataaagtgagaaaaataaaccccaacTTGTTTGGTCCACTAAAAACCAGGTTTTCTGTCAATTTGCTGAATGCAGTTAGACCATTTCTACAACAGCCCTCCCATAATTATTCTCCTAACTTTCTGACTTCACTATACCTCTCACTAACTCAGTGATCAGTTCTCTGCTCATTCTTAATTTTTGGTGTGACTCAGAGATTTGTGATAAGTGTTTTTCATTCAATGTCAATTTACTCATTTTAACTAATTCCTGCATTTTGAATTCTGAATCTGTAGCTTCATCCCTGGActccagagtaatattttaaagCCATACACACAAGTGAAAGCCAAACCTCCATCTTCAAGTTAACATGTTAAAACTGAGTTCATAACTCCAACACCTTAGTAATACTGTTATCGTTCTTCCAGGTGCCCAGTTTAGACACCCATGGGGCACTTGTCTCTGTCCTTTAATTTCCATCTCCAATTGtacaatttttattctcaaatattcCTCACTTCAGTTCCTTCCTCATTTCCATTGTCACTTTGTCTTGTTTCTAGTCTACATATTTTCCTGTCTTGACATTTGAAAAGGCTACTAAATGATCTCTCTGGACCATTTGTCCCCGAGTCCAGTCCATTATATAGAATTTCCAGAGCTATCCATCCAGAGCTCAAATATGATCACATGGATTTTCTACTTAAAGCCTTTGGTGGAACTGTCAAGAGAAAATTCTTGATCCCACAGCATATCACATAAGACCCTGAGAgatgagtaatattttatttcagagagggtatttttataaaacttttaggaaatgAATGTATTAAATAGTCAGTGggtaattttcaaaattgatttctATAAAAACTCTTAGTAAAATAGGAAGGATTAAGAATTACTTTGAACATACCacttttaatagaatttttaaaccAACAGTCAACAGCTGATTATAGATGAAACATTAAAATCAAAAGCATGAAGAAGGAAGCCTGCAGCACCATGTTCCATCACATACTACAGAcaagaagattaaataaataaaactattaaagaaAGTTATCCTAAACTACAGTTATTAACAAGTCATACAATTATCCATCTCAAAAACTTAAGACAATTACGTGGAAACTTAAATGTAgcaaaataattttgacaaatataGTGAAGTGTTAATGATACCTTGGTAAAATATAACAGAGatctcatttataaatgaaacaaataggCAATGTATGCTTTTTATTGAAAAACTTCCCTGGAAGATTTGAAACCCTGGTTTAAATGGACGATAAAATCATGCTAATTGATAAAAAAGATTCAAAGTGGTAAAAATACCAATTCTCACTAAACTATTCTGAGCAGTAACTGTAGTGCTCAGTTTTAAAGTCCAGTGGAAATCTTCTGGAACATTACAAAGTGAGTCAAACTCTATTTAAAGCCCAGggaaattttgaaaaggaaacaaagtgagaggggaggaaagagaatatATACTGTAAAAAACTGGAATATATTATAAGCCTATACTAATTGAACAGTGATCAAATTGAGTAATGTTGAACAGGTAAATTAACAAAACACAGTTAAGAATGAGATACAAATTAGGGAATTTAGTGTATAATGAAGGAGGCATTACAGTTATATAGGATGATGAAGGATTACTCAGTAAATTTGGAGTATTCAGTGGTTGTTAAACATGTAACTCAACATTGGAAACATAAAGTTGTATCTCTATGGATATCTAACAGAAAAGTAAGTTCTAGATGATAGAAGGCTTAAatgtaatagtaaaataaaattttaataaaatatgttatagTTAAGTTTTAAAACTTGAGGTTGAAgaggtttttaaatgtttcctacAAATTCAGAAAGAAGtttccatttttgtgtttttttttcccctcagcagAATGAATAAACTTGTTGCTATGGGACTCGGGAAGCAATGTGCCTCATTCTCAGCTGATGGTTATGTGAAGTGGTACAGTCATTCCAGAGGGCAACTGAGTAATagagtaaaaaattattttgactctGACTCATTAATTGTATGTCTTGGAATGAATTAAAAGGAAATCAGTAGGcaaatatacaaaatgtataaTGCTACTTTACTTTACTTATCAGCATTTCTTATAATACAAACTTCTTTAGAATAAGGGATTAAGTGAATACATTTATacaacacaaatatttaaaaagattaagtaTACGTTAGCATGTAAAGATATTGATAAGTCAAGAAAACATTTGTAGAGAAAAAGATCCTTTTATTTAAGGGTGGTGCAACTGGCATTTTGCATTAGTAAATGTTTAGAATTTGTCCCCAATTTCTACATGTAGtgagattttaaataaacttacgtttgtttctttatctccaacttgtttgctgtattttttagaggTAATATTTAGCAGTTCCCAGATATCCACATTGGGAAAGGTCATTTCTCACAGACCCTCCAACTTATcctgatgttttctgtttttagattttgcTTGTTTAATCATTTGATCAAAGTGGTAGCAGAAAAACCTCAGTCATTGACATTAATGGGCTTAAGTACAATCCAATGAAGACAAACAATGAAGGCAGTGTTGTTTTTCAGTATGTGTAACTGCTGTTAGTAATCCAGAAGTCTCAGGGATTAGTtgggagaaaacataaaattcctGCAAGTGCATTAACTGCGTAACACATTTAGAACTCGTAAGTTCTATAGGGAAGTGTGAAAAACACTACAGGAAAGACAACTTAGTCTTAAAATAGGGGAGAGGCATTGAAAGTGaaagttcaaaaatcagttatctAGGAGGGAtaaggggtatagctcagtcggtagagcacctgcttagcatgcccagcctgcacgaggtcctaggttcaatccccagtacctccaataacaAAAGTAATCAGTTATCTGGAAGATACTTACTCTGTAGAGATCACCTCTGACACCAGATTCTTGTCTCCGACTGAGAAGGCTTACTCTAGTTTCTACCTGTAGTCCAGTTAATTCTCTGCTGTGACCAGTGCTGGTGGTAGTGCATCTTCTCAGTGTGGCAAATATACACTGTAAAGTGCAGCGTCTGGGCTTTGAAACTTTCCATCTGTGTTTAAATAGAGCCATGTATTTGGAAGGACTTTCGCTATCATTCTCCCCAGGGATCTTTAGCTTCCTAATTTCTCTGAATTGGGGGCATCATGTAATAATGTACCCTTTTCTAAGTTGCAGCAGTTAAATACAACTAAAAAGGTTATTAAATGTAAGAAAAGGAAGTTTAAAATATGTCTGTTCTGTTTATTGGAAttatataatgtttttttcttttgttctgtatCTACAATGTCATAAAGTGAATTAAGAAGTTCCAGTTCCAGCAGAAGTGAGATGAGTTATGTAGACGGGTAGGTGACCGTAGCTCGTCACTGGCATGTTGCACCTGTGCTCATGACTTAAGGACTGATATGAACTTCTGCTTCTTGGTACTTCAGAGGAGTATGTCTCAACAGCCTTAGTGCTTCCTTGACACTGAAAATGCACTGTTTGAGTATAAACCATGTTATAGGTGCTTCTTTAAGAGATGAAAAGATAATGCAAGGTTACTTTCAATTCACtgctttattaaataaataatacacagatGCAGTCTAATTTAATAGATTCAAACAATTAATTAGATGTACTTGGAGCAAATATTGAGGGCCCCCTTTATCTTTCCCCTAATCTACCCTTGGAGGTAACAACTATCAATCTCCTAGTGCATCATCCTTCTGTTACTATTCCTGTTAATAGTGGTAAGTGTACATAACATATGCCATTGGAGAcagtttttctttatccttttttgttttcagctttgtgTTTAAATAAGTTATATATGAAAGGCTGTTATTACTAGatccccatttctttcttttctcttggctgttactgtccctgcccctctcctccctccctccctctttacTGTCTCATTTTCAGTATCTCcaagttttgtttatattttaaatttctagatctcaaaaaatgtaaatgaatttatTGCTCGACCAGCCATTTTGTGCCCTGAGGTCTGACCATCTGAGTCTGAGAACATAAAAATTCCATGCTTGTTCATTTTCTTGAGTGTTACAACACCCTTTTCAGGCATCATCTTACATAATCATGATGACACTTAGATAcatttacagaggagaaaacaggcaaaaagagGCTAAGTGATCTTcactagtctttttttaaattttattttttattgaagtgtagttgatttacaatgttagcttcaggtgtacagcaaagcattcagttacacatatacatacatacatatatattttttcagattcttttccattatagcttgtAACAAGAAATtcaatatatttccctgtgccatacagtaggtccttgttgtttatctgtttatatatagtaatatgtatctgttaatcccaaactcctaatttatccctccccgaccctttcccctttggtaaccacagtctgttttctttgttttctatgtctgtgaggctatttctggtttgtaaataaaatttgtatcttttttttcaagattccacatataggtgatatcatatgatgtttgtctttctctgtcttttactTCACTGAATATGATAAtatctgggtccatccatgtttctgcaaatggcattatttcattcttttttatggctgagtaatattccattatataaatataccatgtctttttttgtatacataatatatataattaacttttaatgtatttttactgaactatagtcagcttacaatgttgtgtcaatttctggtgtacagcacaatgcttcagtcatataggaaaatacatatattcgttttcatattctttttcaccataagttactagaagatactgaatatagttccctgtgctatatagtataaactatttatctattttatatatattagttagtatctgcaaatctcatactcccagtttatcccttcccacccaattcgtccctggtaaccataagtttgttttctatgtccgtgagtctggttccgttttgtaaataagttcatttgtcttttatttttttaagattacacatataagtgatatcatatggtatttttctttctctttctggctgacttcacatagaatgacattctccagctctatccatattgctgcaaatggtattattttattatttttcatggctgagtagtgttccattgtataaatataccatagcttctttatccagtcatttgtcaacatttaggttgtttctatgtcttggctattataaataatgctgctataaacactggggtgcatgtatctttttgaattaaggttccctctggatatatgcccaggagtgggattgctggatcatatggtaagtctatttttagttttttgaggaatctccatagtgttttccataatggctgcaccaaactacattcccacgaACAGTATAGGaaggtccccttttctccacagcctctccagcattattGTTTATGGagttctgaatgatggccattttgactggtgtgaggtgatacctcattgtggtttgatatgcatttctctgataattgtgatattgagcattttttcatgtgccttactggccatttttatgtcttcattggagaattgcttgtttagatcttttgctcatttttggattggattgtttgttttttgttactaagttatatgagttgtttatatactctggaaattaagcccttgttagtcacatcatttgcaaatatcttccattctgtaggctgtcattttgttttgcttatggtttcttttgctgtgcaaaagcttgtaagtttaattaagtcccatttgttaatttttgctttatataatttTGAGGCCTGGAGTAGGAAGATTTCTTAAGAAAGTTTTGTTATATGTAGTAATGAATAATTCTCAAACTCTGTATATAATCTAGTTCTTACAGTCTATCTGGATGCCGAAATGAATTAAATGGATAGTTTATCCTAAATTTAAACTTTTTGTCCTATCTTCATAACACTTTCCCCCTGCTCTTACATGGTGTAGATAATGAAATCCCTaacccatttttaaataaaaagggagGAAGCAAAATCCCTGAAGTTTATTGATACATCCATCTTTGTATTTAATCTATATCttctaaaataaagataattacaCTGGTTCACAAATGACTAAAACATGGTATTGAGGGAACAGCACTCTCTCCAGATTACAGCGATAATTCGATGGTGAATACTTAATGATTACCTTTTATAGCTGTCTCTCCAGAAGGTAGCTAGAATGTTAACTAGTTGATAGGTTAATTAAGCAATTTGTAAAAATACAGCCAGCAATATTCAGTGCactggctttttgaaaaaaatttagagaagaTCTGTGTGAAATGCTTTGCTAAAAGAAATGCTCAGTAgaacagaaaatttcaaaatgtggtGGTCGGTGTTGAAGTAGCAGTAACAACTATAATaagtaatattaacatttttactaATTTAAAGTTATCCTTGAGAACAACCAAAATCATGGTTGTAAAGACTAACCAGATTccaaaataggaaataattttacattCAATGATCAATAAATGATTGTGAAATATAATGGAATTGACACAAAACTTACATCTGGTGATACACATAATTTTCATATGTGAATTGGGGAGTGCATCCCAAGCCCAAGTAACAGGACAGGTGTGGCTAATTTAGGGAGCTCACAGTGGACATTCTGATAATGTAAGGTCCTTAAATACCAACAGAAATCCATAGGCTAACATCGCAGTCTCTGGATGGCGTTTTtaatctctttgtttcttaacGTGTAAATGGCTGGATTTAGGACCGGTGTGATGACTGCATAAAATACAGCAAGAAACTTGTCCACCCAGGTGATATGGAGTGGCCACAGATAGATGAAGATGCAGGGTCCAAAGAATAACACCACCACTGTGATGTGGGCAGTGCAGGTGGAGAGAGCCTTGGATGCCCCTTCTTTAGAGTGAAGGCGGACAGTAAGCAGGATATAAAAGTAAGAGAGTAGCAACAGAATGAAGCAGATGGTTGCCAGTACCCCACTGTCAGCATTTATCAACATTTCTAGACTATAAGTATCCATACAGGCTAGCCTGATCACCAGTGGAATATCACAGAAAAAGCTATCCAGTTCCCTCGGTCCACAGAAGGGCAGC
This is a stretch of genomic DNA from Camelus ferus isolate YT-003-E chromosome 6, BCGSAC_Cfer_1.0, whole genome shotgun sequence. It encodes these proteins:
- the LOC102512351 gene encoding olfactory receptor 4F21-like produces the protein MDGPNDSVVSEFVLLGLSGPWETKVFLTLIFSFIYLGIILGNLFILFLVIFDSHLHSPMYFLLANLSFIDVGVASTTVPKMITDLLNGYKIISFQGCMTQICFIHIMGGVEMVLLIAMAFDRYTAICKPLHYLNIMNPKICVSFVLTGWVTGVIHAMSQFVFIINLPFCGPNKVDSFYCDFPRIIKLACTDGAKFEFIVAANSGFMSMSTFFLLILSYIFILVTVWKRSSGDLSKAFVTLSAHITVVVLFFTPCMFLYVWPFPRSSIDKYLFIADFAITSVLNPIIYTLRNKDIKAAIKRLSKQKHYIKFC